Proteins encoded within one genomic window of Couchioplanes caeruleus:
- a CDS encoding NADPH-dependent F420 reductase, with amino-acid sequence MMGIIGAGRMGTALARVLAAAGVPTALCTARCDRPAADPPPDCTPATLDDVLWHTDPVLLALPFPVAVGLVSGPAGRCGDGRILIDATNPGFCRDRVVPPGLSGGELIASAATGWRTVKAFNTVPAEHLAATRIGGGTVTLPVAGPADAKPPVFDLAGRLGFEPVDVGGIESSREMEALAVLMARVSAAYDLHGRIGIRIAELDRSPVGRGADVAG; translated from the coding sequence ATGATGGGGATCATCGGCGCCGGCCGGATGGGTACGGCGCTGGCGCGCGTGCTGGCCGCCGCCGGCGTGCCGACCGCCCTGTGCACCGCTCGGTGCGACCGCCCGGCGGCCGACCCGCCGCCGGACTGCACGCCCGCCACCCTGGACGACGTGCTGTGGCACACCGATCCGGTCCTGCTCGCGCTGCCGTTCCCGGTGGCCGTGGGGCTGGTCTCGGGACCGGCGGGCCGCTGCGGTGACGGCCGCATCCTGATCGACGCCACGAACCCGGGCTTCTGCCGGGACCGGGTGGTGCCGCCCGGGCTGTCCGGCGGCGAGCTCATCGCGTCCGCGGCCACCGGCTGGCGTACGGTCAAGGCCTTCAACACGGTACCGGCCGAGCATCTGGCCGCCACCCGGATCGGCGGCGGCACGGTGACCCTGCCGGTGGCGGGGCCGGCGGACGCCAAGCCGCCGGTCTTCGACCTGGCCGGGCGGCTGGGGTTCGAGCCGGTGGACGTCGGCGGCATCGAGAGCAGCCGGGAGATGGAGGCGCTGGCCGTGCTCATGGCGCGGGTCAGCGCGGCGTATGACCTGCACGGGCGGATCGGCATCCGGATCGCCGAGCTGGACCGCTCCCCGGTCGGCCGGGGCGCGGACGTGGCCGGGTGA
- a CDS encoding acyl-CoA thioesterase — protein sequence MAGHFVHRHLVTFDETNLVGNVYFAHYVRWQGHCRERFLLDRAPGVIAQLSGDLVLVTVDCAVEFYAEGFAGDQIEIRMGLDRMTGNRAAMTFDYVRCRDGREELLARGRQTVACMRRAAHGLEPMPIPDELRAALVPFDPAGTPAGR from the coding sequence ATGGCCGGCCACTTCGTCCACCGCCACCTGGTGACCTTCGACGAGACCAACCTGGTGGGCAACGTCTACTTCGCACATTACGTACGCTGGCAGGGCCACTGCCGCGAGCGGTTCCTGCTCGACCGTGCGCCGGGGGTGATCGCCCAGCTCTCCGGCGACCTGGTGCTGGTCACCGTGGACTGCGCGGTCGAGTTCTACGCGGAGGGCTTCGCCGGCGACCAGATCGAGATCCGGATGGGGCTGGACCGGATGACCGGCAACCGGGCTGCCATGACGTTCGACTACGTACGCTGCCGTGACGGCCGCGAGGAGCTGCTGGCCCGCGGCCGGCAGACCGTGGCGTGCATGCGGCGCGCCGCGCACGGGCTGGAGCCGATGCCGATCCCCGACGAGCTCCGCGCGGCCCTGGTCCCGTTCGATCCGGCCGGCACCCCGGCCGGCCGGTGA
- a CDS encoding type I polyketide synthase, which produces MAERIAVIGMACRYPEADSPHRLWQNVMARRRSFRPLPPGRLPLAEYGGDGADQTYVTHAGLISDWTFDRPRFGVAGPTFRAVDTTHWLALDVSAAALADAGFPDGDGLDRTRAGVVLGNSLTGEFSRAATLRTRWPYVRRSVLAALAGSAVPADEQAGLIAAIERAYKAPFPEPSDETLSGALANTIAGRVCNHFDFHGFGYTVDGACASSLLAVSTAATALADGRLEVALAGGVDLSLDPFELVGFARVGALARGGMRVYDRRPTGFLPGEGCGVLVLCRESFARDRGLRTYGHLLGWGMSSDGSGGLTRPESAGQGLALRRAYEHARLDCATVSLIEGHGTGTAVGDQAELEALRELRRGAGRAAALGSIKANIGHTKAAAGVAGLLKAVLAVHHGVLPPTTGCAEPHPLLTAPGAGLEILDEARPWPAGRRHAAVSAMGFGGINVHVVVGGTASARRRRLAPAHQRLAAPHPSHEVVVCAAADRAELAAKLTRIAEVSGTLTRGELGDLAATLAGTTVDAPYRFAAAVAGPDELAAAVRQARDHLAAGGTTLVDPPRRVFLGGPDRLRVAVLFPGQAAPCYSGPGALGQLLAALPPGYDEKLPLPDDPHTTVGTDAAQPAIVRGILAGLRWLAAIGADADQAAGHSLGEIGALVWAGALREADAYLLARARGAAMAEADPGRAGMANLQTDPDTAAGLLRGTDVVIAADNGERRTVVSGGRAEVGRVIDAAARAGIGATWLPVAHAFHSPAMEPAAPRLKAAAAALGWRPVRRPVASTVTGDWLAGEDLVELLVRQLTTPVRFAQALGRLSADLFVEVGPGRMMAGLAGPTTVSLDAGSPSAEGAASVTAALFAAGRCGTLTPWFAGRFTRPYALDRDRLLLTNPCEAVPGAPSGPEPAAGRPAGPDADDGDPLSVAVACVAEALELDADTIAPDARLLAELHLSSLRVTQIATAVAARLGRAMPAAPLSLSTATVRELAETVAGLPAADQRDAPPAGVAGWVRAFAPLLVPQPPPEAAPVARAFTLVGDLTGHPLADEIRAAFGRSGDETPAGDATPAYVLALPPWPAQASPADVVTALRSAHRDRAPLVVVHHGGVGAAVGRSLAAEEPRIPVLVVEAPADPAGVARAAAEARREPAPYAEVVLTGDGRRAVPAMAPVPLGPADPGRIPLGPGEVCVVTGGAKGIGAECAVALAELTGARMVLLGRTPGTDPAVRATLSRLPDAVYHAVDITDGVAVAAALDDVRRRHGRVRALLHAAGQNVPVLIPDLDVTAMHTAAAAKTDGFDRVLAALDLGELRFAVTFGSVIARTGLAGEAHYAVANEWLARRCIHLAAEHPGVRWLNIEWSAWSGAGMGVRLGVLDGLIRRGLDPIPVDAGVATLLRLLSTPDLPPTVLVTGRLPSGPVLRWHGGEGVTGRFPETPLVHTPATELVAAADVSTGTDPYLSDHRIDGAAVLPAVMGLEAMAQCAGVLIGDTGPAQFTGVRLSHPVTVPDRDRRTLRVAALTRDDGAVDVVVRSDETGFATDHFTARYGGPVTAPVPAAAALPGSEMPAAHLYGPLFFHGPRFRRVRGYRAIGAYRCVGVVDAGSREPWFSAFLDQRLRLGDAGARDAFLHLLQACVPDRLVLPVGVDRIHMHRPPAGRLIVAACQRSEDASGFVFDLTVTDPAGTPVEDWTGLRLRAVRALDLHRWPLEVAGAYLTRSLARRPSAPPVDLVTARADRSDPAHTAAVASWLTGTPVTHADDGRLVTAGAGGVSASHLGDRLLVAAGPGRIGVDWAWMGEVAPPLSSADTAVAAEAAQVATESAATAAFRIWTCREVLGKLGEPPSAPLTVAETRDGWTTFRSGDVGLHSIVLAGTASPVAICVGVG; this is translated from the coding sequence ATGGCCGAGAGAATCGCCGTCATCGGTATGGCATGCCGCTACCCGGAAGCCGACTCCCCGCACCGGCTGTGGCAGAACGTCATGGCACGGCGGCGATCCTTCCGCCCGCTGCCGCCCGGGCGGCTGCCGCTGGCCGAGTACGGCGGCGACGGCGCGGACCAGACGTACGTCACCCACGCCGGGCTGATCAGCGACTGGACGTTCGACCGGCCGCGCTTCGGCGTGGCCGGCCCGACGTTCCGGGCCGTGGACACCACGCACTGGCTCGCCCTCGACGTGAGCGCGGCCGCGCTCGCCGACGCCGGGTTCCCGGACGGCGACGGGCTGGACCGCACCCGCGCCGGCGTGGTGCTGGGCAACTCGCTCACCGGCGAGTTCTCCCGGGCGGCCACGCTGCGGACCCGCTGGCCGTACGTCCGCAGGTCGGTGCTGGCGGCGCTCGCCGGCTCCGCCGTGCCGGCCGACGAGCAGGCCGGCCTGATCGCGGCGATCGAGCGTGCATACAAGGCACCGTTTCCGGAGCCGTCCGACGAGACCCTCTCCGGCGCGCTGGCCAACACGATCGCCGGCCGGGTGTGCAACCACTTCGACTTCCACGGCTTCGGATACACGGTGGACGGTGCCTGCGCCTCGTCGCTGCTGGCGGTCTCCACGGCCGCCACGGCGCTGGCCGACGGCCGGCTGGAGGTGGCGCTGGCCGGCGGCGTCGACCTCAGCCTGGACCCGTTCGAGCTGGTCGGTTTCGCCCGGGTGGGCGCGCTGGCGCGCGGCGGGATGCGGGTGTACGACCGGCGCCCCACCGGCTTCCTGCCCGGCGAGGGCTGCGGCGTGCTGGTGCTGTGCCGGGAGTCGTTCGCGCGCGACCGCGGGCTGCGCACGTACGGCCACCTGCTGGGCTGGGGGATGTCGTCGGACGGCAGCGGCGGCCTGACCCGCCCGGAGTCGGCCGGCCAGGGCCTGGCGTTGCGCCGGGCGTACGAGCACGCCCGGCTGGACTGCGCGACGGTGAGCCTGATCGAGGGGCACGGCACCGGCACCGCCGTCGGTGACCAGGCCGAGCTGGAGGCGCTGCGGGAGCTGCGCCGCGGCGCCGGCCGAGCGGCGGCGCTGGGCAGCATCAAGGCCAACATCGGACACACCAAGGCGGCCGCCGGGGTGGCCGGCCTGCTCAAGGCGGTGCTGGCGGTCCACCACGGCGTGCTGCCGCCGACCACCGGGTGTGCGGAGCCCCATCCGCTGCTGACCGCTCCCGGCGCCGGCCTGGAGATCCTCGACGAGGCGCGGCCGTGGCCCGCCGGCCGGCGGCACGCCGCGGTCAGCGCGATGGGCTTCGGCGGCATCAACGTGCACGTGGTGGTCGGCGGCACCGCGTCCGCCCGGCGCCGCCGGCTGGCTCCGGCCCACCAGCGGCTCGCCGCCCCGCACCCGAGCCACGAGGTGGTGGTGTGCGCCGCCGCCGACCGGGCGGAGCTGGCCGCGAAGCTGACCCGCATCGCCGAGGTGAGCGGCACGCTGACCCGCGGCGAGCTGGGTGATCTGGCGGCGACCCTGGCGGGCACCACGGTGGATGCGCCGTACCGGTTCGCCGCCGCGGTAGCCGGTCCGGACGAGCTGGCGGCCGCCGTCCGGCAGGCCCGTGACCACCTGGCCGCCGGCGGCACCACGCTGGTCGATCCGCCGCGCCGGGTGTTCCTGGGCGGCCCGGACCGGCTCCGGGTCGCGGTGCTGTTCCCCGGACAGGCGGCGCCCTGCTACTCCGGGCCCGGCGCGCTCGGGCAGCTCCTGGCCGCGCTGCCACCCGGATACGACGAGAAGCTCCCGCTTCCCGACGATCCCCACACCACCGTCGGCACCGACGCTGCCCAGCCGGCCATCGTCCGCGGCATCCTCGCCGGGCTGCGCTGGCTCGCCGCGATCGGCGCCGACGCGGACCAGGCGGCCGGGCACAGCCTCGGCGAGATCGGCGCCCTGGTCTGGGCCGGGGCGCTGCGCGAGGCGGACGCGTACCTGCTGGCCCGCGCCCGGGGCGCGGCCATGGCCGAGGCCGACCCCGGCCGGGCCGGCATGGCGAACCTCCAGACCGATCCGGACACCGCGGCCGGCCTGTTGCGGGGCACCGACGTGGTGATCGCGGCGGACAACGGCGAGCGCCGGACCGTGGTGTCCGGCGGCCGCGCCGAGGTGGGCCGGGTCATCGACGCGGCGGCCCGCGCGGGCATCGGCGCGACCTGGCTGCCGGTCGCGCACGCCTTCCACTCCCCTGCCATGGAACCGGCCGCGCCCCGGCTCAAGGCCGCCGCCGCGGCGCTCGGCTGGCGCCCGGTACGCCGGCCGGTGGCCTCCACCGTCACCGGCGACTGGCTGGCCGGCGAGGACCTGGTGGAACTGCTGGTCCGGCAGCTCACCACGCCGGTGCGCTTCGCGCAGGCGCTGGGCCGGCTCTCCGCCGACCTGTTCGTCGAGGTCGGACCGGGCCGGATGATGGCCGGCCTGGCCGGGCCGACGACGGTCTCCCTGGACGCGGGGTCGCCGTCGGCCGAGGGTGCCGCCTCGGTCACCGCGGCGCTGTTCGCCGCGGGCCGGTGCGGCACGCTCACGCCCTGGTTCGCGGGCCGGTTCACCAGGCCGTACGCCCTCGACCGGGACCGTCTGCTGCTGACCAACCCGTGCGAGGCCGTGCCGGGCGCGCCGTCCGGACCCGAGCCGGCTGCGGGCCGGCCGGCCGGCCCGGATGCGGACGACGGGGATCCCCTGAGCGTCGCCGTCGCGTGCGTCGCGGAGGCGCTGGAACTGGACGCCGACACCATCGCGCCGGACGCCCGCCTGCTGGCGGAGCTGCACCTCAGCTCGCTGCGGGTGACCCAGATCGCCACCGCCGTGGCCGCGCGCCTGGGCCGGGCCATGCCTGCCGCGCCGCTTTCGCTGAGCACGGCGACGGTCCGCGAGCTGGCCGAGACCGTCGCCGGCCTGCCCGCCGCGGACCAGCGGGACGCTCCCCCTGCCGGGGTGGCCGGTTGGGTACGGGCGTTCGCGCCGCTGCTCGTTCCGCAACCACCACCCGAGGCCGCTCCGGTCGCCCGTGCCTTCACCCTGGTCGGCGATCTCACCGGTCATCCGCTCGCCGACGAGATCCGCGCCGCCTTCGGCCGTTCCGGCGACGAGACCCCGGCCGGCGACGCAACCCCGGCCTACGTGCTCGCCTTGCCGCCGTGGCCGGCGCAGGCCTCGCCGGCGGACGTGGTGACCGCCCTGCGGTCGGCGCACCGGGACCGCGCCCCGCTCGTGGTCGTGCACCACGGCGGCGTCGGCGCCGCCGTCGGTCGCAGCCTGGCCGCCGAGGAGCCGCGGATTCCCGTCCTGGTGGTCGAGGCTCCCGCGGACCCGGCCGGCGTGGCCCGGGCCGCCGCCGAGGCACGCCGCGAGCCGGCGCCGTACGCGGAGGTGGTCCTCACCGGCGACGGCCGCCGCGCGGTGCCGGCGATGGCGCCGGTGCCGCTCGGCCCGGCCGATCCCGGGAGGATCCCGCTGGGTCCCGGCGAGGTCTGCGTGGTCACCGGGGGCGCCAAGGGCATCGGCGCGGAATGCGCGGTCGCGCTGGCCGAGCTGACCGGCGCACGGATGGTGCTGCTGGGCCGGACGCCGGGCACCGACCCCGCGGTGCGTGCCACCCTCTCCCGGCTGCCGGACGCGGTCTACCACGCCGTCGACATCACCGACGGTGTCGCGGTGGCCGCGGCGCTCGACGACGTGCGCCGGCGGCACGGCCGGGTCCGGGCGCTGCTGCACGCCGCCGGGCAGAACGTGCCGGTGCTCATCCCGGACCTCGACGTCACGGCGATGCACACGGCCGCCGCGGCGAAGACGGACGGGTTCGACCGGGTACTGGCCGCCCTCGACCTCGGCGAGCTGCGGTTCGCGGTCACCTTCGGCTCGGTGATCGCGCGTACCGGGCTGGCCGGCGAGGCGCACTACGCCGTGGCCAACGAGTGGCTGGCCCGGCGCTGCATCCATCTTGCCGCCGAACACCCCGGCGTCCGGTGGCTCAACATCGAATGGTCGGCGTGGTCGGGCGCCGGCATGGGTGTACGCCTGGGCGTCCTCGACGGTCTGATCCGGCGCGGCCTCGACCCGATCCCGGTCGACGCCGGAGTGGCCACCCTGCTGCGCCTGCTCTCCACGCCGGACCTGCCGCCGACCGTGCTGGTGACCGGCCGCCTGCCCTCCGGGCCGGTGCTGCGCTGGCACGGCGGCGAGGGGGTGACCGGGCGATTCCCGGAGACGCCGCTCGTCCACACGCCGGCCACCGAGCTGGTCGCGGCCGCCGACGTGTCCACCGGCACCGACCCCTACCTGAGCGACCATCGCATCGACGGTGCGGCCGTGCTGCCCGCCGTGATGGGCCTGGAGGCGATGGCCCAGTGCGCCGGGGTGCTGATCGGCGACACCGGGCCGGCGCAGTTCACCGGCGTCCGACTCAGCCACCCGGTCACCGTTCCCGACCGGGACCGCCGGACGCTGCGGGTAGCCGCCCTGACCCGCGACGACGGCGCGGTCGACGTGGTGGTCCGCAGCGACGAGACCGGCTTCGCCACCGATCACTTCACCGCCCGCTACGGCGGCCCGGTCACCGCACCGGTCCCGGCGGCCGCCGCGCTGCCCGGCTCCGAGATGCCGGCCGCGCATCTGTACGGGCCGCTGTTCTTCCACGGCCCCCGGTTCCGGCGCGTACGGGGCTACCGGGCGATCGGTGCGTACCGCTGCGTCGGCGTCGTCGACGCCGGCTCGCGCGAACCGTGGTTCTCGGCGTTCCTGGACCAGCGCCTGCGCCTGGGCGACGCGGGGGCGCGCGACGCGTTCCTGCACCTGCTGCAGGCCTGCGTGCCGGACCGGCTGGTGCTCCCGGTGGGTGTGGACCGCATCCACATGCATCGCCCGCCGGCCGGCCGGCTCATCGTCGCCGCCTGCCAGCGGTCGGAGGACGCGAGCGGGTTCGTCTTCGACCTGACGGTGACCGACCCGGCGGGCACGCCCGTGGAGGACTGGACCGGCCTGCGGCTGCGGGCCGTGCGGGCACTGGACCTCCACCGGTGGCCGCTGGAAGTGGCCGGGGCGTATCTCACCCGGTCGCTGGCCCGCCGACCGTCGGCACCGCCGGTGGACCTGGTCACCGCCCGGGCCGACCGGTCCGATCCGGCGCACACGGCCGCGGTGGCGAGCTGGCTGACGGGCACGCCGGTCACGCACGCCGACGACGGACGCCTGGTGACCGCCGGGGCGGGTGGCGTGTCGGCCAGCCACCTCGGCGATCGCCTGCTGGTGGCCGCCGGGCCCGGCCGGATCGGTGTCGACTGGGCCTGGATGGGCGAGGTGGCGCCGCCGCTGTCCTCGGCGGACACGGCGGTCGCCGCCGAGGCCGCCCAGGTGGCCACGGAGAGCGCCGCCACCGCCGCTTTCCGGATCTGGACCTGTCGGGAGGTGCTGGGCAAGCTCGGGGAGCCGCCGTCCGCGCCGCTGACCGTGGCCGAGACCCGGGACGGCTGGACGACCTTCCGGTCCGGGGACGTGGGCCTGCACAGCATCGTGCTGGCCGGCACGGCGAGCCCGGTGGCGATCTGCGTCGGGGTGGGGTGA